In Rhizobium sp. WYJ-E13, the following are encoded in one genomic region:
- a CDS encoding MarR family winged helix-turn-helix transcriptional regulator: MDSSEHLRNGSPASLPFEESVGYQIRLTHRLFQRNLQQKIEPYGVTLGQWYFLRALWDQDGLTQKELSVVVGTMEPTTLSAIKSMLEAGFVRRIRNPEDNRKMNVYLTDRGHALKHELLPFAREITEDSFDGFSARERESLLTLVGLVQDNLRRRLGVESGPGQSDMDPTF, translated from the coding sequence ATGGACAGTAGCGAACACCTTCGAAACGGCAGTCCGGCGTCGCTGCCATTCGAGGAAAGTGTGGGATATCAGATCAGGCTGACCCACAGGCTGTTCCAGCGGAATCTCCAGCAAAAGATTGAGCCGTATGGGGTGACCCTTGGGCAATGGTACTTCCTTCGCGCGCTCTGGGATCAAGACGGACTTACGCAAAAGGAACTTTCGGTGGTCGTCGGGACCATGGAACCGACCACGCTTTCGGCGATTAAGTCGATGCTCGAGGCCGGGTTCGTGCGTCGGATTCGCAATCCCGAAGACAATCGCAAGATGAACGTTTACCTCACTGATCGTGGCCATGCGCTCAAGCACGAACTGCTGCCGTTCGCCCGGGAGATTACTGAAGATTCCTTTGACGGTTTCTCCGCCAGGGAACGTGAGTCTCTTCTGACACTGGTCGGCCTCGTACAGGACAATCTCAGACGACGGCTTGGCGTTGAAAGCGGACCGGGTCAATCGGACATGGATCCGACATTCTGA
- a CDS encoding ABC transporter ATP-binding protein, which yields MTGDRRGIYPQANGNILEVRGLSKRFGGLKATDNISFVVPAGTITALIGPNGAGKTTVFNLLTNIFPSDAGEVRYDGIDIRGRSATKIADLGLIRTFQSARVFPGLTVLENVLVGRHRLVRHSGFSQMFWTPSSRREEHRLRGKAIELLDLVGLARLADMHAIDLPMGNQKLLDVIRALMGQPKLLCLDEPAAGLNDSETEELATLLRAVRTAGISVLVVEHNMSLVMNVADHVVVLDAGSVIAAGSPGEVQQDPKVIGAYLGRQEHAVA from the coding sequence ATGACCGGCGATAGACGAGGCATTTACCCTCAAGCCAATGGAAACATCCTCGAGGTTCGAGGGCTCTCGAAGCGGTTCGGCGGCTTGAAAGCAACCGATAACATCAGCTTCGTGGTTCCTGCCGGAACCATCACGGCTTTGATTGGTCCGAACGGAGCCGGGAAGACCACGGTTTTCAATCTGCTGACCAACATTTTTCCGAGCGACGCCGGCGAGGTACGGTATGATGGGATAGATATTCGCGGCCGCAGCGCTACGAAAATCGCCGATTTGGGTCTGATAAGGACATTTCAGTCGGCACGAGTTTTTCCCGGACTGACCGTTCTTGAGAACGTGCTCGTCGGTCGGCATCGGCTGGTTAGGCATTCCGGCTTCAGTCAGATGTTCTGGACGCCGTCGAGCCGTCGAGAAGAACATCGCCTTCGCGGCAAGGCGATCGAGTTGCTGGACCTCGTTGGGTTGGCTCGCTTGGCTGACATGCATGCTATAGACCTGCCGATGGGCAATCAGAAGCTTCTCGACGTTATCAGAGCGTTGATGGGTCAGCCCAAGCTTCTTTGCCTGGACGAGCCGGCAGCCGGTCTCAACGACAGCGAAACCGAAGAACTTGCCACGCTGCTAAGGGCTGTACGGACTGCAGGCATTTCCGTTCTGGTGGTGGAACACAACATGTCGCTGGTCATGAACGTCGCCGACCACGTCGTCGTGCTTGATGCCGGTTCGGTGATCGCGGCAGGCTCGCCTGGGGAGGTACAGCAAGACCCGAAGGTGATAGGAGCCTACTTGGGGAGGCAAGAACATGCCGTTGCTTGA
- a CDS encoding ABC transporter permease, protein MAEFLQICIGGLLVGTIYALIALGFSLIHRVTGAINLAQGGFALVGALIGYTFNQSLGFPLAISLVAAVLTTTAAGTLLGAFTFVPALRSLSNANLLMLTVGILTMLEGFVLVAWGSQPYTLPPFTGEEPFGFGQIHVPSQAFWIFGTAIVVVLCLWFLVNRTRLGRSLRACAEHQNAATLVGIDVPRMAIFSFGLATMIASVAGVVVAPTTTLQFNSGSLFTISGFIAVVIGGVSSFPGAIAGGILLGLITQLATAYVSSLFSSAVALFILLVVLIYAPTGIIPSRVVRRQDVRDDNRVTNHITRLAPQIVWPAAAFGVAFVIALPWMIDLTVISSLTMAAIIFIALIGLDLLMGYTGQVSLGQAGFMAIGGYVAGYMTINYEVEPILGILVGIALSLLCALVLSLVTLRLRGLYLALATLAFGLLIDSFAIGLVDITGGPSGMVGIPSFSIGPIDFSSPLRMYYLVAGVNIVILFVLFGALRSSFGRALQAIRTDQMAASALGINIVRYKLVVFLISAALASLSGSLMAFSFNFLAPEMIGSARSLELVAMLVIGGEGTLVGPAFGSILMTLLPTLFQPLAIYKTFFSGTLLIICFLYLPQGIYGSIVHALNRAARLFEVGFRGKALLSGVANDRR, encoded by the coding sequence GCCTGCTGGTCGGCACGATCTATGCCCTGATCGCCCTCGGATTCTCTCTGATCCACCGCGTGACAGGTGCGATCAACCTTGCCCAGGGCGGCTTCGCCCTCGTCGGTGCACTGATCGGTTATACATTCAATCAGTCTCTGGGCTTTCCTCTGGCGATTTCTCTTGTCGCCGCCGTGCTGACGACCACGGCGGCAGGAACGTTGCTCGGTGCCTTCACATTCGTCCCCGCCTTACGCTCACTCTCCAACGCCAACCTTCTTATGCTGACCGTCGGCATCCTCACGATGCTCGAAGGGTTCGTGCTCGTCGCTTGGGGAAGCCAGCCCTACACATTGCCACCGTTTACAGGAGAAGAACCATTCGGTTTTGGACAGATCCATGTCCCCAGTCAGGCGTTCTGGATCTTCGGCACTGCGATCGTCGTCGTCCTCTGCCTGTGGTTCCTGGTCAACAGAACGCGACTTGGCCGATCACTGCGTGCCTGTGCGGAGCACCAGAATGCCGCCACGCTGGTGGGTATCGACGTCCCCCGGATGGCGATATTCAGCTTTGGACTGGCGACCATGATCGCTTCGGTCGCGGGTGTGGTGGTCGCGCCGACGACAACGTTGCAATTCAATTCCGGATCGCTTTTTACCATCTCCGGATTCATCGCAGTGGTAATCGGCGGGGTCTCATCATTCCCAGGCGCGATTGCGGGCGGAATTCTACTCGGCCTCATCACCCAACTGGCAACAGCATACGTATCCTCCCTCTTCAGCAGCGCCGTCGCACTATTCATCCTCCTCGTCGTCCTGATCTATGCCCCCACAGGAATCATCCCTTCCCGGGTCGTGCGTCGTCAGGACGTGCGGGACGACAATAGGGTGACGAACCACATCACCCGGCTCGCTCCGCAGATCGTGTGGCCGGCGGCGGCATTCGGCGTGGCATTCGTCATCGCTCTGCCTTGGATGATCGATCTGACAGTCATTTCCAGTCTGACAATGGCCGCGATCATATTCATCGCGTTGATCGGACTGGACCTGCTGATGGGCTATACTGGTCAAGTTAGCCTCGGCCAGGCAGGGTTCATGGCTATTGGTGGCTATGTCGCCGGGTATATGACGATCAACTACGAAGTAGAACCGATACTTGGCATTCTGGTCGGTATCGCCTTGTCATTACTCTGCGCGCTCGTGCTCTCGTTGGTCACGCTAAGGCTCCGAGGACTGTATCTTGCGCTGGCAACTCTCGCCTTCGGCCTTCTGATTGACTCCTTCGCCATCGGGCTCGTCGATATCACCGGAGGCCCATCTGGAATGGTTGGCATCCCGAGCTTCTCGATAGGGCCGATCGATTTCAGCAGCCCGCTGCGGATGTACTACCTTGTTGCCGGCGTGAACATTGTCATCCTCTTCGTTCTGTTCGGAGCGTTGCGTTCGAGCTTCGGGCGGGCGCTTCAGGCTATCCGCACCGACCAGATGGCGGCAAGCGCACTTGGTATCAACATTGTCAGATACAAACTTGTCGTGTTCCTGATCAGCGCGGCCCTGGCATCTCTGTCGGGAAGTCTGATGGCATTCTCTTTCAATTTCCTGGCTCCGGAGATGATCGGCAGCGCAAGGTCATTGGAGCTGGTTGCGATGTTGGTTATAGGAGGCGAAGGCACTCTTGTTGGACCAGCTTTCGGCAGCATCTTGATGACATTGCTTCCGACCCTGTTCCAGCCGCTGGCGATCTACAAGACATTCTTCAGCGGGACGCTGCTGATCATATGCTTCCTTTACCTACCTCAAGGAATCTACGGCTCGATCGTACATGCGTTGAACCGGGCCGCGAGGCTCTTCGAGGTGGGCTTTCGCGGCAAAGCGCTGCTGAGTGGAGTTGCAAATGACCGGCGATAG
- a CDS encoding PDR/VanB family oxidoreductase, whose translation MSKTTSEAATLRLKVTSKREIAVGIHQFELRHTEGKELPAFTPGSHLTVSLPNGQKRRYSITNPPIERERYVLAVKREINGRGGSVSLVDEVAEGDHIDVSPPANNFEMSAREPRSYLFVAGGIGITPIRSMIYHLLAQGKTNFRLYYFTRSPDLTAFREEFADHRFKGKVVIHHDNGDPEQAFDLWPILGEPRGAHLYCCGPQPLMNAVKDMTGFWSDDALHFEDFGAVATARADDTAFTIRLAASGECFNVEPGVSILDTLRLNGHRVPSSCESGTCGTCRVRFLAGDPEHRDLVLSEQEKKTEIMVCVSRARSDEIVLDI comes from the coding sequence ATGTCAAAAACAACAAGCGAAGCGGCGACACTGCGACTGAAGGTGACTTCGAAGCGGGAGATCGCTGTCGGAATACATCAGTTTGAACTGCGACACACGGAAGGGAAGGAACTCCCCGCGTTCACGCCAGGTTCCCACCTGACAGTCTCGCTGCCGAACGGCCAGAAGCGCCGGTATTCAATCACGAATCCGCCAATTGAGCGCGAAAGATACGTTCTTGCGGTCAAGCGGGAAATCAATGGCCGCGGGGGGTCCGTAAGCCTCGTTGACGAAGTCGCAGAGGGCGATCACATCGATGTTTCTCCTCCTGCGAATAATTTCGAGATGTCGGCTCGCGAACCCAGGAGTTACCTTTTCGTCGCCGGAGGCATCGGGATAACGCCGATACGATCGATGATCTACCATCTCCTGGCCCAGGGTAAGACGAACTTCCGCCTGTACTATTTCACCCGCTCTCCTGATCTCACTGCATTTCGTGAGGAATTTGCCGATCATCGCTTCAAAGGCAAGGTTGTCATCCATCACGACAACGGCGATCCGGAGCAGGCCTTCGATCTTTGGCCGATACTCGGCGAACCGAGAGGGGCGCACCTCTACTGCTGCGGTCCACAACCACTGATGAACGCCGTAAAGGACATGACAGGGTTCTGGTCTGATGACGCCCTGCACTTTGAAGACTTCGGGGCAGTGGCAACGGCCCGTGCTGACGATACCGCATTTACCATCCGCCTTGCCGCAAGCGGCGAGTGCTTCAATGTCGAGCCGGGAGTCTCTATTCTCGATACGCTGCGGCTCAATGGACATCGTGTCCCAAGCTCTTGCGAGAGCGGTACGTGCGGAACGTGTCGCGTGCGTTTCCTCGCTGGCGATCCGGAGCATCGCGACCTCGTTCTATCCGAGCAGGAGAAGAAGACGGAGATCATGGTGTGCGTTTCCAGGGCAAGATCCGACGAGATCGTCCTCGATATCTGA
- a CDS encoding ABC transporter ATP-binding protein: MPLLELRKVSLGYARTAVLEQVSIHLDEGEIVTLVGANGAGKSTIAKTVSGIVRPLSGDVLLDGKSVAGMTAAQRLRLGVAHVPEGRQIFSGMSVSENLMLGAHSLAATDQTALQERMEFVFRLFPVLKPRLSDIAGNFSGGQQQMLAIARGLMSKPRLLVLDEPSLGVAPLLVAEIFELIKKLRDQGISILLAEQNARQALSIADRGYVLENGAISISGLAATLAESPDIAERYLGVGTGASVSSERSDRMAARLTIAIS; this comes from the coding sequence ATGCCGTTGCTTGAACTACGGAAGGTTTCGCTAGGCTACGCGCGCACCGCAGTGCTTGAACAGGTATCCATTCACCTGGACGAAGGTGAAATCGTCACTTTAGTGGGAGCCAACGGAGCTGGAAAAAGCACTATCGCCAAAACCGTCTCCGGTATCGTCAGACCTCTAAGTGGCGACGTCCTGCTTGATGGCAAATCTGTCGCGGGTATGACGGCCGCACAACGCCTCCGCCTCGGAGTCGCGCATGTACCTGAAGGGCGACAAATCTTCAGCGGAATGTCTGTTTCGGAAAATCTGATGCTCGGGGCGCATAGCCTGGCGGCGACCGACCAAACAGCATTGCAGGAGAGAATGGAATTCGTCTTCCGTCTCTTTCCGGTCTTGAAGCCGCGACTAAGCGATATCGCAGGAAATTTCTCGGGTGGGCAGCAGCAGATGCTTGCCATCGCGCGGGGTCTTATGTCGAAACCGCGCCTTCTAGTTCTGGACGAGCCCTCTTTGGGCGTCGCGCCTCTTCTGGTCGCGGAAATATTTGAGTTGATCAAGAAACTCCGCGACCAGGGAATTTCGATCTTGCTTGCCGAGCAAAACGCGCGGCAAGCGCTCAGCATCGCCGACCGGGGCTATGTCCTGGAAAACGGCGCGATCTCCATTTCGGGCCTGGCGGCAACCTTGGCAGAGTCTCCGGATATCGCCGAACGATACCTTGGCGTGGGAACCGGTGCATCTGTTTCTTCAGAGCGCAGCGACCGGATGGCTGCAAGACTCACGATAGCAATCTCATAG